The window GACGGACAAGACCATTATTTTATTTTTGGTAAAGAAACGACAGGTTTACCAGAAGAATTTATGCGCGCTCATGAAGCAGAGTGCATTCGTATTCCGATGAATGACGAGCATGTACGTTCACTTAACTTATCCAATACAGCCGCATTAATTGTCTATGAAGCGTTAAAACAACAATCATTTCCAAATTTAGAATTAACTCATATTTATGAGAATGATAAATTATCATAATCATAATGAATATATTAATTAAAATACAAAATAATCTTTAAAGGTTGTTTTGTATTTTTTTATTTTTGCAATGTATAGTAAAATATAAGGGATAAGATTAATTTAATAAGAGAATATGGAAGCATCTTTGGAAAAAATACAGGCTTATAAAGAGAGGAATTAAGAACATGTCGTATCAATACCCAGATGATAGTTTAGTATTACATACAGATTTATACCAAATCAATATGATGAAAACGTATTGGGAATTAGGTCGTGCTGACCGCCATGCGGTATTTGAATGTTATTTTAGAGATATGCCATTTGATAATGGTTACGCAGTATTTGCAGGATTAGAAAGAATTGTTAATTACTTGAAAGAGTTTAAATTTACCGAGGCTGATTTAGCTTATTTACGTGAAACGCAAGAATATCCTGAAGAATTTTTAACTTATTTAAAAGAGTTTAAATTTAGCTGTGATGTTCGTTCGATGGTTGAAGGGGAAATTGTCTTTAACAATGAGCCACTTGTTCAAGTCGAAGGGCCACTAGCACAATGTCAATTGATTGAAACAGCTATTTTAAACATAGTGAATTATCAGACGTTAATTGCGACTAAAGCGGCACGTATTAAATCAGTTTTAGGCGATGATTTGTTCATGGAGTTTGGTTCTCGTCGTGCCCAGGAATTAGATGCGGCACTTTGGGGAGCAAGAGCTGCTTATATTGGTGGTGCTGATGCGACAAGTAACGTTCGAGCAGGCAAACTATTTGGGATTCCAATTAGCGGGACACATGCACATTCACTTGTGCAATCTTACCGTGATGATTATGAAGCATTCAAAGCATATGCCCAAACACATAAAGATTGTGTCTTCTTAGTGGATACGTATGATACCTTGAAGTCCGGTGTGCCAAATGCAATTAAAGTAGCTAAAGAATTTGGCGATAAGATTAACTTCCTAGGCGTGCGTATTGATAGCGGAGACATGGCGTATATTTCTAAAAAAGTTCGTGAGCAATTAGATGAGGCAGGTTTTTATGATGCCAAA is drawn from Vagococcus xieshaowenii and contains these coding sequences:
- a CDS encoding nicotinate phosphoribosyltransferase; protein product: MSYQYPDDSLVLHTDLYQINMMKTYWELGRADRHAVFECYFRDMPFDNGYAVFAGLERIVNYLKEFKFTEADLAYLRETQEYPEEFLTYLKEFKFSCDVRSMVEGEIVFNNEPLVQVEGPLAQCQLIETAILNIVNYQTLIATKAARIKSVLGDDLFMEFGSRRAQELDAALWGARAAYIGGADATSNVRAGKLFGIPISGTHAHSLVQSYRDDYEAFKAYAQTHKDCVFLVDTYDTLKSGVPNAIKVAKEFGDKINFLGVRIDSGDMAYISKKVREQLDEAGFYDAKIYASNDLDETTIMNLKMQKAKIDAWGIGTKLITAYDQPALGAVYKIVAIEDDKGKMVDTIKLSSNVEKVSTPGKKQVWRITRNSDDKSQGDYIALWEERPDLQEEIFMFHPVHTYVNKTITDFTARPLLQDIFSKGELVYEVPTLKEMKEYAATRHESLWEEYRRDLNPQTYPVDLSTAAYNNKLSIIEEVKKGVQALYQK